The nucleotide sequence agtttttttttccctttgctgctgctgctgctgctgctgctcgtattgcggtgtgtgtgcttaCTACCCTCACGCAGTCTTGCAAGAGTTGCGTTGGATTCCAAAGAGATTCACTTGGCACCACGCAAGGAGAACATTCCAGCCAACAGCAACAGTGCGGGGCTGCCTGCACACGACAGACTGTGTACACAATTTAGGCACTACACACATATAGTGAAATactcacacatacacactggGCAAACAGCTACGACTGCTCTCCTTCGCAAGCAACTCGACGGTGGAATACCCTTAGAAAGGGCGCATTTTTATTTTGCTTTGGacgtatgggtgtgtgcgtgtgctgtgcAGCGCAGTGCTATGTTCTCTCTCAACATCAAAACAGAGGCCTCGCCGTtctccgcagctgccgcaccagcaCCCGAAGCGGATGCCAGCGAGGCGCCATTGGCGACCATTGACGTGGACGAAGGCGACTCCTTTGAAAGCACGCCCTCGacgaacagcagcagtggtcaGGGCGGCCGCCATCGTTGCCAGCATGTCCCCCGGCTGCCACAGACACCACCAAGTCCTGAGACACCGATCAAGTTTGACCATGGTGCGTACCCGCACTGCCCCATCTTCATCCCCTCCAAAGGTCGCTCTGACCTGGACCGCAGCACCATGGCGGTGCTCGTCCGTGACCTCGTCCCGTTTGTGCTCGTCGTCGAGCGGGAGGAAGTCGAGGGGTacagcgcgctgctggaccGCCTCGTTGGCCTTTACTTTGGCTTCTCAGATATGACATTTGCTTCGAAAGTGGACGACGGCACGGAAGGGGCAACCAAGACGGAGGCAGAGGATGTCGCGCCGTTCCACACCGCCCCGGCAGACCTCTGGGAGTTCtcgtgcgcctgctgcgacggcagccCTGGCGTCGTTGggtcaccgtcgtcgtccacTACGCCCAGCCTCTCGGCAGATGCCTTGCGCGCGTTGGCGTTGCGACTTTCAGCTGCGTTTCACCATGGCTACGTGTTCGAACCACCAACGAATGTGGCAGCCGGTGGCCAAGACAGCATTGACGAGTCAAAAAATAGCTCACCACCTGTGTCGACTAGTCCAAcagcgccatcagcagcCGGTAGAGGTGCATGGCGCCCCTCTGAGGCCTTTGTTCTGCGCAACGTGAACGAGGTACGCGCGCTCTTCATGATCGAAGTGCTGCCGGAGTCCAACCGTGGGGTCTCCTACGTGCGCAACTACATCCTCCAGGTTCTCGTGCCAAGGCTAATGGTGGCCTGCGGTGTAGATCGGTCGGGGAACCTGGAGGAACTGTGCCTGTATGGACCGGGAGAGCACAACACGCTgacaccggcggcgctgcggatgGCCACACTGGAACCGAGCGTCTACAGTGCCCTCGAGACCAAGTCAGGGACTGAGTCTTATCTGGACGTTCGGCGGGCGAGCACAATCACGAGTCCGGTAACGGCAAGCACTGGAAGCACCGCAGGCACCGTAGATGGCGGTATGGCGTCGTCGGTGGTAGGGCAAAGCGACCCAGCCGGACAAACCCTCGCGCCTGCGTTGCGCTCGTCAACGTCGTCCTCCACTTCAGCCGGGACTCGCGGCACCCCTCGCATCCTGCACGGCTTCTTCGGCTTCTACTGGGTTCTCGACGATGACATCTACGGCTTTTACCAGTCGCACGGCTCCAGCACCAAAAACGAGCGCATCAGTGCGCGGGCAATGatgagagaggtggagggacggctgcggcagctgcggcgtaACGCCGATGTggcctcgccaccaccacctccagtaCCGCCCGCAGGCTTTCAGATATCGCCAacccccagcagcagcagcagcgcaacagcgTCCCCGTATTTCTTGTCAcaccaacagcaacagcaacccTTTGTGTTCACGTGCAAGGAGGATGCCCTGCAGAACAACTTCATTACTGGCGGAAAAGGACGGCTACCGACGCT is from Leishmania panamensis strain MHOM/PA/94/PSC-1 chromosome 35 sequence and encodes:
- a CDS encoding hypothetical protein (TriTrypDB/GeneDB-style sysID: LpmP.35.2440), with product MFSLNIKTEASPFSAAAAPAPEADASEAPLATIDVDEGDSFESTPSTNSSSGQGGRHRCQHVPRLPQTPPSPETPIKFDHGAYPHCPIFIPSKGRSDLDRSTMAVLVRDLVPFVLVVEREEVEGYSALLDRLVGLYFGFSDMTFASKVDDGTEGATKTEAEDVAPFHTAPADLWEFSCACCDGSPGVVGSPSSSTTPSLSADALRALALRLSAAFHHGYVFEPPTNVAAGGQDSIDESKNSSPPVSTSPTAPSAAGRGAWRPSEAFVLRNVNEVRALFMIEVLPESNRGVSYVRNYILQVLVPRLMVACGVDRSGNLEELCLYGPGEHNTLTPAALRMATLEPSVYSALETKSGTESYLDVRRASTITSPVTASTGSTAGTVDGGMASSVVGQSDPAGQTLAPALRSSTSSSTSAGTRGTPRILHGFFGFYWVLDDDIYGFYQSHGSSTKNERISARAMMREVEGRLRQLRRNADVASPPPPPVPPAGFQISPTPSSSSSATASPYFLSHQQQQQPFVFTCKEDALQNNFITGGKGRLPTLHNYNLYYTTACFSLEYNRFALDTAPDMLSVNSYNNIACLFNYALLHNPPQMRFFPSGVPHVRRPEEALVGYLDHSMLWYRFAVREDYDFTLQLIARGLYTLRFRSIAFDVPQMMKVRGGMTDYYRNCHEEIRQQNNRFVLQWSSVAQHWVKGKEGNRRDDIRVRWDLLSPARAKYPGAFLYLSTPLPQLQPQRLSDDGSSGNGSVASSSDSATTATNVEGSEAQARKRLRPPSPTPPTGESSPAPSGRRLDVAAAAASASVVSSTAARDWKGGYVVERWRDISHEEAWQHAGLVALSNDDIHIGRTVAVIPPFFDQKPSVVRATVIERAVEPTDSHASSGRVGNASTVERSDVKPPPPPRVVWTVVAQDVRGMPFLHVDTCFEVPAKGIEGAIASIDQFFAKMTEEFGA